In Lotus japonicus ecotype B-129 chromosome 5, LjGifu_v1.2, one genomic interval encodes:
- the LOC130717013 gene encoding U4/U6 small nuclear ribonucleoprotein PRP4-like protein: protein MEVEQENTSAEPTVTASDVSSDHSALPLPVQPVIVPVITPSVVPPLAPIPSIPPSLGIRPLAPLPLPRAPVIRPPVPQNGEVGSSDSDSDHDDADTTRINKGTGEYEISEESRQVRERQEKAKQELLLKRRAAALAVPTNDMAVRARLRHLGEPITLFGEREMERRDRLRMIMAKLDAEGQLEKLMKAHEDEEAAASAPKDEAEEELQYPFYTEGSKSLRDARIDIAKYSLVRAASRLQRAQRRRDDPDEDPDAEMKWALEQAGDLRLEFSEIGDDRPLTGCSFSRDGKRLATCSLTGASKLWSMPEIRKTSTFKGHTERATDIAYSPVHNHLATASADRTAKYWNDQGSLLKTFEGHLDRLARIAFHPSGKYLGTASFDKTWRLWDIETGEELLLQEGHSRSVYGLAFHHDGSLAASCGLDSLARVWDLRTGRSILALEGHVKPILGISFSPNGYHLATGGEDNTCRIWDLRKKKSLYTIPAHSNLISQVKFEPQEGYFLVTGSYDMTAKVWSARDFKPVKTLSGHEAKVTSLDVLGDGGYIVTVSHDRTIKLWSSNMTNDNEHTMDVD, encoded by the exons ATGGAAGTGGAGCAGGAAAATACCTCAGCAGAACCCACTGTAACAGCCTCTGATGTTTCATCTGATCATTCAGCTTTGCCCCTGCCAGTACAACCTGTTATTGTACCAGTTATTACTCCTTCTGTTGTACCCCCTCTTGCTCCTATTCCCTCAATTCCTCCCTCTCTGGGTATCCGCCCACTGGCACCGCTACCGCTACCGCGGGCACCGGTTATTCGGCCACCTGTGCCGCAAAATGGCGAGGTTGGATCTAGCGATTCTGATTCGGACCATGATGACGCGGACACCACCAGGATTAACAAGGGTACCGGGGAGTATGAGATATCTGAAGAGAGTAGACAGGTCAGGGAGCGGCAGGAAAAAGCGAAGCAGGAACTCTTGTTGAAGAGGCGTGCTGCCGCGCTTGCTGTTCCTACGAATGACATGGCTGTGCGAGCTCGTCTTCGCCACCTTGGTGAGCCGATCACTCTCTTTGGTGAGAGGGAGATGGAGAGACGAGACAGGTTGCGGATGATTATGGCAAAGCTGGATGCTGAAGGTCAGCTGGAAAAGTTGATGAAAGCTCATGAGGATGAGGAGGCTGCAGCTTCTGCTCCGAAAGATGAGGCTGAGGAAGAACTGCAGTATCCTTTTTACACTGAGGGGTCGAAATCTCTCCGGGATGCTAGAATTGATATTGCTAAATATTCTTTAGTGAGGGCAGCGTCACGTCTTCAACGTGCTCAGAGAAGAAGAGATGATCCGGATGAAGATCCGGATGCAGAGATGAAATGGGCATTGGAGCAGGCTGGGGATTTGAGGCTTGAATTTagtgaaattggagatgatcGTCCACTTACCGGTTGCTCATTCTCACGGGATGGAAAAAGGCTAGCTACCTG ttCTCTTACTGGAGCTTCCAAGTTATGGAGCATGCCTGAAATAAGAAAAACTTCTACCTTTAAGGGTCATACAGAGCGTGCCACTGATATTGCTTATTCTCCTGTGCATAATCACTTGGCAACTGCCTCGGCTGATCGGACTGCAAAGTATTGGAATGATCAGGGATCTCTTTTGAAGACATTTGAGGGTCATCTTGACCGTCTTGCACGCATTGCCTTCCATCCATCAGGGAAGTACCTAGGTACTGCTAGTTTTGACAAGACTTGGAGATTATGGGACATAGAAACAGGAGAGGAGTTGCTTCTTCAAGAAGGCCATAGTAGAAGTGTATATGGTTTAGCTTTCCACCATGATGGATCATTAGCTGCGTCATGTGGACTCGATTCTCTTGCTCGTGTTTGGGACCTGCGAACTGGGAGAAGTATTCTTGCTCTTGAAGGTCATGTCAAACCG ATTCTTGGCATTAGTTTTTCACCTAATGGATATCATTTAGCCACGGGTGGTGAAGACAACACTTGTCGCATTTGGGATTTAAGGAAGAAGAAATCTTTGTACACCATTCCTGCTCACTCCAATTTAATATCCCAAGTTAAATTTGAGCCCCAAGAAGGTTACTTTTTGGTAACTGGCTCATATGACATGACAGCTAAG GTTTGGTCAGCCCGTGACTTTAAGCCTGTGAAAACACTATCTGGGCATGAAGCAAAAGTTACTTCTTTGGATGTTCTTGGAG